The Tepidibacter aestuarii genome contains a region encoding:
- the rbsD gene encoding D-ribose pyranase: protein MKKGKLINSEISYTISKMGHTDMLTICDSGLPIPQNTQRIDLALKNGIPSFLDTLDIVLEELKVEEIIVASEMEEVSPKLYEEILKRFSDIKIVKVKHEEFKNITKDSMAVVRTGEFTPYANVILKSGVVF, encoded by the coding sequence ATGAAAAAAGGAAAACTTATCAACAGCGAAATATCTTATACCATATCTAAGATGGGACATACAGACATGCTAACTATTTGTGACAGTGGTCTTCCTATTCCACAAAATACTCAAAGAATAGATTTAGCTCTGAAAAATGGAATTCCTTCATTTTTAGATACATTAGACATAGTATTAGAAGAATTAAAAGTTGAAGAAATTATCGTAGCTTCTGAAATGGAAGAGGTAAGTCCTAAGTTATATGAAGAAATATTAAAGAGATTTAGTGATATAAAAATAGTAAAAGTAAAACATGAAGAATTTAAAAATATAACAAAAGATTCTATGGCTGTAGTTAGAACAGGAGAGTTTACACCATATGCTAACGTGATATTAAAATCTGGAGTAGTCTTTTAA
- a CDS encoding flavin reductase family protein, which yields MKEIKYNELSKELLDQLQKGAFLNVKDNEGNVNTMTIAWGNIGFMWNKPVFTAMVRYSRHTYKLIENAKDFSVSFPIKSQLKEALSICGTKSGRDIDKFKECNINAVDSKNINSPIIEECDLHIECKIVYKQEMDPKCIIDSEIKEKKYSNDDYHVLYYGEIVGTYINE from the coding sequence GTGAAAGAAATAAAATATAATGAATTATCTAAAGAACTTTTAGATCAGCTTCAAAAGGGAGCATTTTTAAATGTTAAAGATAATGAAGGAAATGTAAATACAATGACAATAGCTTGGGGAAATATAGGCTTTATGTGGAATAAGCCTGTTTTTACTGCCATGGTAAGATATTCAAGACATACATATAAATTAATAGAAAATGCTAAAGATTTTTCTGTAAGCTTTCCAATAAAAAGTCAGTTAAAGGAAGCATTGAGTATATGTGGAACTAAATCAGGAAGAGATATAGATAAATTTAAAGAATGTAATATAAATGCAGTAGATAGCAAAAATATAAATTCGCCTATAATAGAAGAATGTGACCTTCACATTGAATGTAAAATAGTTTACAAACAGGAAATGGATCCTAAATGTATAATTGATAGTGAAATAAAAGAAAAAAAATATTCAAATGATGACTATCATGTATTATATTATGGGGAAATAGTAGGGACTTATATAAATGAATAA
- the rbsC gene encoding ribose ABC transporter permease, whose product MNKEKLMKFKSIIGLIVFSIIVSFLSPRFLTVPNMLNVFKQTSINAVIAAGMTFVILTGGIDLSVGSILAFSGAICASLIASGMNVFLAIIIALAVGGGVGALSGLIISKGKIQPFIATLAMMTILRGATLVFTEGRPIGLGNSKGAMAFSKLGAGQLLGIPVPVYFMILVFAICYYILTQTRLGRYVYAVGGNEEASRLSGLNTTKLKVWVYTISGILASLSGIIVTSRLFSAQPNAGSGYELDAIAAVVLGGTSLAGGQGSILGTVIGALIIGILNNSLNLLNVSSYYQMIAKGAVILIAVLLDRKSK is encoded by the coding sequence ATGAATAAAGAAAAACTTATGAAATTTAAATCCATAATAGGACTTATAGTGTTTTCTATAATAGTTTCCTTTTTGAGTCCTAGATTTTTAACAGTACCAAATATGCTAAATGTATTTAAACAAACATCCATAAATGCTGTTATTGCAGCTGGTATGACATTTGTAATACTAACTGGAGGAATAGATCTTTCTGTAGGTTCTATACTTGCATTTTCGGGAGCTATTTGTGCAAGTTTAATAGCTTCAGGCATGAATGTATTTTTAGCTATTATAATAGCACTTGCAGTAGGAGGAGGAGTAGGGGCATTAAGTGGATTAATTATAAGTAAAGGAAAAATTCAACCTTTCATTGCAACTCTTGCAATGATGACAATACTTAGAGGAGCTACTTTAGTTTTTACTGAGGGAAGACCTATAGGATTAGGAAATAGCAAAGGTGCTATGGCTTTTTCTAAATTAGGAGCAGGTCAATTATTAGGGATACCAGTACCTGTATATTTTATGATATTAGTATTTGCTATATGCTACTATATATTAACTCAAACAAGATTAGGTAGGTATGTATATGCAGTAGGTGGAAATGAAGAAGCTTCAAGATTGTCAGGACTTAATACTACTAAATTAAAGGTATGGGTTTATACAATAAGTGGAATATTAGCATCATTATCAGGGATTATAGTTACTTCAAGACTTTTTTCTGCTCAGCCAAATGCTGGTTCAGGATATGAACTAGATGCTATTGCTGCTGTAGTTTTAGGAGGAACAAGTCTTGCAGGAGGACAAGGAAGTATACTTGGAACAGTTATTGGGGCTTTGATTATAGGAATATTAAACAATTCACTTAACCTGCTTAACGTATCTTCTTATTATCAAATGATTGCAAAAGGTGCAGTGATATTAATAGCAGTACTTTTAGACAGAAAATCAAAATAG
- a CDS encoding Csac_0668 family 2Fe-2S cluster-binding (seleno)protein, with the protein MIDKTLKQSCUETKLQSISKIEQDNLCPVCNKVGNGVKNITVNHIVSEDKRKQVGEENYYLCMNEECEVVYYNLKLDVRFNKDDMNVPIWFKKYADPKYVCYCNKVTEKQVIYSVLNDGAREMKDVIKLTGAMKNGQCETKNPLGKCCHSLVQDAIDKGLSMIANKLNP; encoded by the coding sequence ATGATAGATAAAACTCTAAAACAATCTTGTTGAGAAACTAAATTACAATCTATCAGTAAGATAGAACAAGATAACTTATGCCCTGTATGTAATAAAGTAGGTAATGGAGTAAAAAATATTACAGTAAATCATATTGTATCTGAAGATAAAAGAAAACAGGTTGGAGAAGAAAATTATTATTTATGTATGAATGAAGAATGTGAGGTTGTTTATTATAATCTAAAATTAGATGTTAGATTTAATAAAGATGATATGAATGTACCAATATGGTTTAAGAAATATGCTGACCCTAAGTATGTTTGCTATTGTAATAAAGTAACAGAAAAACAGGTGATATATTCAGTATTAAATGATGGAGCAAGAGAAATGAAAGATGTAATTAAATTGACAGGTGCTATGAAGAATGGGCAATGTGAGACTAAAAACCCTTTAGGTAAGTGCTGTCATTCTTTAGTGCAAGATGCAATAGATAAAGGTTTATCTATGATTGCTAATAAGTTGAACCCATAA
- a CDS encoding LacI family DNA-binding transcriptional regulator, translating into MGITIKDIAKLAGVSTTTVSKILNNKDKDISDSTRERVLNLIEEHNYRPNKIAKSLVTKKTNTIGLVIPDIRNPFFPELARGAEDKANEKGYNMIFCNTDDDSDKEEEYINMLVEKMVDGIVFTAASERGKGFQGKKKSVVPIVLVDRDVNIDGIIGKVTVDNFMGGYEGTKHLLQLGHEKILYLSGPLESKTASDRLKGYKKALSEFDVEFKEEYIREGSYKSEWGYKVIKDIGTELEYTSVFCGNDLIAIGAIKALKEMKLDVPSDVSVVGFDDIYMSNLIDPELTTIRQPNYEMGYKAIEILIDAIENKEKNIKHIDLSTQLVVRKSTSKR; encoded by the coding sequence ATGGGTATTACAATAAAAGACATTGCAAAACTGGCAGGTGTATCTACAACAACAGTATCAAAAATACTTAATAATAAAGATAAGGATATAAGTGATTCTACAAGAGAAAGAGTACTGAATTTAATTGAAGAACATAATTATAGACCTAATAAAATAGCTAAAAGTTTAGTTACCAAAAAAACAAATACTATAGGTCTTGTAATACCAGATATAAGAAACCCTTTCTTCCCTGAACTTGCAAGAGGAGCCGAAGATAAGGCTAATGAAAAAGGGTATAATATGATATTTTGCAATACAGATGATGATTCAGATAAAGAAGAAGAATATATTAATATGCTAGTTGAAAAAATGGTAGATGGAATAGTATTTACAGCAGCATCTGAAAGAGGAAAAGGTTTTCAAGGTAAGAAAAAATCAGTTGTTCCAATAGTCTTAGTTGATAGAGATGTAAATATAGACGGGATAATAGGAAAGGTTACTGTAGACAATTTTATGGGAGGATATGAAGGAACTAAACATTTACTACAATTAGGACATGAAAAAATACTATACTTATCAGGTCCATTAGAAAGTAAGACGGCATCGGATAGATTAAAAGGATACAAAAAAGCTTTAAGTGAGTTTGATGTAGAATTCAAAGAAGAGTATATAAGAGAAGGAAGTTACAAAAGTGAATGGGGATATAAAGTAATAAAGGATATAGGAACAGAGCTTGAATACACTAGTGTATTTTGTGGAAATGACTTGATTGCAATAGGAGCAATTAAAGCTTTAAAGGAAATGAAATTAGATGTTCCAAGTGATGTAAGTGTAGTAGGGTTTGATGATATATATATGTCAAATTTGATTGATCCAGAACTTACTACAATTAGACAACCTAATTATGAAATGGGATATAAAGCTATTGAGATACTTATAGATGCAATTGAAAATAAAGAAAAAAATATAAAACACATAGATTTGTCTACACAGCTTGTAGTTAGAAAATCTACTTCAAAGAGGTGA
- the rbsA gene encoding ribose ABC transporter ATP-binding protein RbsA, giving the protein MKKPILEMRGITKEFPGVKALDGVDLKLYTGEVMALLGENGAGKSTLMKILSGVYKKNDGEMYYEGQKIELRGPKDAQEKGIAIIHQELNLIPQLTIGENIFLGREPLNSFGKIDWTKLYKDAEVLLKKLRVDKSPKELLGNLSLGQQQMVEIAKALSLNARIIIMDEPTDALTDKETVSLFKVINELKNEDKAIVYISHRLKEIFEICDDITVLRDGKYIGEEKVSNLDEDKIIEMMVGRKLTEQFPKVHASTGETVLKVRNLSNQYVKDINFEVKKGEILGISGLMGAGRTELAKTLYGAISKDAGDIFINGKKVSINSPKEGLKEGIAYVCEDRKSEGLILGLSVKENMTISSLDKISTLVRIDKTKEGSDVKDYINKMSIKTPSIDQIIKNLSGGNQQKVAIAKAIMTQPEVLILDEPTRGVDVGAKKEIYDLINILKKQGKAIIMISSEMPEILGMSDRILVLHEGKITGEFSMNDATQEKIMKSAVGVKEA; this is encoded by the coding sequence ATGAAAAAACCAATTTTAGAGATGAGAGGCATAACTAAAGAATTTCCAGGTGTAAAGGCTTTAGACGGAGTTGATTTGAAGTTATACACTGGAGAAGTAATGGCATTACTTGGAGAAAATGGAGCAGGTAAATCAACATTAATGAAAATATTAAGTGGTGTATATAAGAAGAATGATGGTGAAATGTATTATGAAGGACAGAAAATAGAACTTAGAGGACCTAAAGATGCACAAGAAAAAGGAATAGCAATAATACATCAAGAGCTTAATTTAATTCCTCAGTTAACGATAGGTGAAAATATATTTCTAGGAAGAGAACCTTTAAATTCATTCGGGAAAATAGATTGGACAAAGCTTTATAAGGATGCTGAAGTACTTTTGAAGAAGTTAAGAGTAGATAAAAGTCCTAAGGAACTATTGGGGAACCTTAGTTTAGGACAACAGCAAATGGTTGAAATAGCAAAAGCTCTTTCTTTGAATGCAAGAATAATAATAATGGATGAGCCTACAGATGCTTTAACAGATAAAGAAACAGTAAGCTTGTTTAAAGTTATAAATGAACTTAAGAATGAAGACAAGGCAATCGTTTACATTTCTCACAGATTAAAGGAAATATTTGAAATATGTGATGATATCACTGTTTTAAGAGATGGAAAGTATATAGGTGAGGAAAAGGTTTCTAATTTGGATGAAGATAAAATAATTGAAATGATGGTAGGAAGAAAACTTACAGAACAGTTTCCAAAAGTACATGCTTCAACTGGAGAGACAGTATTGAAGGTTCGTAATCTTAGTAACCAATATGTAAAAGATATAAATTTCGAAGTCAAAAAAGGAGAAATACTTGGAATTTCAGGACTTATGGGAGCTGGAAGAACAGAACTTGCAAAAACTTTATATGGAGCGATAAGTAAAGATGCAGGTGACATTTTTATAAATGGTAAAAAGGTGAGTATAAATTCTCCAAAGGAAGGACTAAAAGAAGGAATAGCTTATGTATGTGAAGACAGAAAATCAGAAGGATTAATACTAGGACTTTCTGTAAAGGAAAATATGACTATATCTTCTTTAGATAAAATTTCAACTTTAGTGAGGATAGATAAAACTAAAGAAGGAAGCGATGTAAAAGATTATATAAATAAAATGTCTATAAAAACTCCAAGTATAGATCAAATAATTAAAAATCTAAGTGGAGGAAATCAACAAAAAGTAGCTATTGCAAAAGCTATTATGACACAACCAGAAGTTTTAATATTAGATGAACCTACTAGAGGAGTAGATGTAGGAGCTAAAAAGGAAATTTATGATCTTATAAATATATTAAAGAAACAAGGAAAAGCAATTATAATGATATCTTCAGAAATGCCTGAAATTTTAGGAATGAGTGATAGAATACTGGTACTTCATGAAGGTAAAATTACAGGAGAATTTAGTATGAATGATGCAACTCAAGAAAAGATAATGAAGAGTGCAGTAGGTGTAAAGGAGGCTTAA
- a CDS encoding mechanosensitive ion channel family protein, whose product MNSTLTYISGNNLLIKIFWTFLALIAIMLSIKVINHILYTNINDKNKYYLVRKRVYYFFSSIFVIVCIFLWSNSTTSLTTYLGLVSAGIAIALKNLFSNIAAWVFIIIRKPFKVSDRISINKQKGDVIDIRVFQFSLMEVSSFENGEQSTGRIIIIPNYYIFSHSLVNYNKGFKYIWNEIKVLITFESDWEKAKKILTDISNNHSLHLSDEASRMVDKAKKDYMIHYKKLTPIVYTDVKESGIQLTIRYLCLPRQIRNTVNDIWEDILRIFGEEEDIQLAYPTTRITNN is encoded by the coding sequence ATGAATTCAACTCTGACATATATAAGTGGAAATAATTTGTTGATAAAGATTTTTTGGACTTTTTTAGCTCTTATAGCTATTATGTTAAGTATTAAAGTTATTAATCATATTCTTTATACTAATATTAATGATAAGAATAAGTATTATTTAGTTAGAAAAAGAGTTTATTATTTTTTTAGTTCTATTTTTGTTATTGTTTGTATATTTCTTTGGTCGAATTCTACAACTAGTTTAACAACCTATTTAGGGCTTGTATCAGCTGGTATTGCTATTGCTTTAAAAAATCTATTTTCAAATATTGCAGCATGGGTATTTATCATTATTAGAAAACCATTTAAAGTAAGCGATCGAATAAGTATAAATAAACAAAAAGGTGATGTTATTGATATAAGGGTGTTCCAATTTAGTTTAATGGAGGTATCATCATTTGAAAATGGGGAGCAGAGCACAGGGCGGATTATTATTATTCCAAATTATTATATTTTTTCACACTCATTAGTTAACTACAATAAAGGATTTAAATATATTTGGAATGAAATAAAGGTTCTTATTACTTTTGAAAGTGATTGGGAAAAGGCTAAAAAGATTTTAACAGATATAAGTAATAATCATTCTTTGCACTTATCTGATGAGGCCTCTAGAATGGTAGATAAAGCAAAGAAGGATTATATGATCCATTATAAAAAACTAACTCCGATTGTATATACAGATGTTAAAGAAAGTGGTATACAGTTAACTATAAGGTACCTGTGTCTACCACGTCAAATTCGTAATACCGTGAATGATATATGGGAAGATATTCTTCGTATCTTTGGAGAGGAAGAGGATATTCAATTAGCATATCCAACAACAAGAATTACTAATAATTAG
- a CDS encoding methionyl aminopeptidase: protein MSLSRNDKCWCGSELKYKKCHMDFDEKLKKLKQQGYRVPTRKMIKSKEQIEGIRKSAKINNDLLDTINKNIREGMSTEEINTLAHEYTVSRGGTPADLNYNGFPKSICTSINNEVCHGIPSKDTILKEGDIINVDATTMLNGYYSDASRMFEIGKVSDEARKIVDVTKECLYKGIDEIKPWKTCLGDVGAVIQEHAESNGYSVVREFGGHGVGIDIHEEPFVYHFGERGTGMLLVPGMVFTIEPMINGGSNKIIIDKKNGWTAFTADGALSAQWEHTILVTEDGIEIISK, encoded by the coding sequence ATGAGTTTAAGTAGAAATGATAAATGTTGGTGTGGTAGTGAGCTAAAATATAAAAAGTGTCATATGGATTTTGATGAGAAATTAAAAAAATTAAAGCAACAAGGATATAGAGTCCCAACAAGAAAGATGATTAAGAGTAAAGAGCAAATTGAAGGTATAAGAAAAAGTGCTAAAATTAACAATGATCTCTTAGATACTATTAATAAGAATATTAGAGAGGGAATGAGTACAGAAGAAATAAATACATTAGCGCATGAGTACACAGTATCTCGTGGAGGAACACCAGCAGATCTTAATTATAATGGTTTTCCAAAGAGTATTTGTACATCAATTAACAATGAAGTGTGCCATGGCATACCTAGCAAAGATACAATTCTTAAAGAGGGAGACATCATAAATGTTGATGCAACAACTATGCTTAATGGATACTATTCAGATGCATCAAGAATGTTTGAAATTGGCAAGGTGAGTGACGAAGCTAGAAAAATTGTTGATGTAACCAAAGAGTGCTTATATAAAGGAATAGATGAGATTAAACCGTGGAAAACTTGCTTAGGGGATGTAGGAGCAGTTATTCAAGAACATGCAGAAAGTAATGGATACTCTGTAGTTAGGGAGTTTGGAGGGCATGGAGTTGGAATTGATATTCATGAAGAACCTTTTGTATATCATTTTGGAGAAAGAGGAACAGGTATGCTTTTAGTACCAGGTATGGTATTTACTATTGAACCTATGATAAATGGTGGAAGTAATAAAATAATTATAGATAAAAAGAACGGATGGACAGCATTTACAGCTGATGGAGCACTTTCAGCACAATGGGAACATACAATTCTTGTAACTGAAGATGGAATAGAGATAATATCCAAATAA
- a CDS encoding YetF domain-containing protein, with product MKLYLEIIIQTFLAFFAILFITRLLGRQQVAQLTFYEYINGITFGSIAATLATDLDNNTMQHFTGLILFGLLTGVFSLISLKNRSFRKVTEGEPILVIEDGKVLENNLKRIRYNIDEITVLLRQNNCLSPEDVAYGILEMNGKLSVFKKTEKNTVTLKDLNIKAKAESIPTEIIIGGQVIYENLKKKNLSGKDLMNKLRAYGVKRTEEVMYATIDENGKMYVDKYHDKLKNNIDFSEDNKRV from the coding sequence TTGAAATTATATTTAGAAATCATTATTCAGACATTTTTAGCTTTTTTTGCGATATTGTTCATTACTAGGCTTTTAGGAAGACAACAGGTTGCTCAATTAACATTTTATGAATATATAAATGGTATAACTTTTGGTTCAATCGCTGCAACATTAGCTACTGATCTTGATAATAATACGATGCAGCATTTTACTGGGCTTATTTTATTTGGATTACTTACAGGAGTTTTTTCATTAATTTCACTGAAAAATAGAAGTTTTAGAAAAGTAACAGAAGGTGAACCTATATTAGTTATAGAGGATGGTAAAGTACTTGAAAATAATTTAAAGCGAATTCGATATAATATAGATGAAATTACTGTGCTTTTGAGACAAAATAATTGTTTATCGCCAGAAGATGTTGCTTATGGCATATTAGAAATGAATGGAAAACTAAGCGTTTTTAAAAAAACTGAGAAAAATACTGTGACATTGAAAGATTTAAATATAAAAGCAAAAGCTGAGTCTATTCCTACCGAAATCATTATAGGAGGTCAAGTTATATATGAAAATTTAAAGAAAAAAAATTTAAGTGGTAAAGATCTCATGAATAAACTCAGAGCTTATGGGGTAAAAAGGACTGAAGAAGTAATGTATGCAACGATAGATGAAAATGGAAAAATGTATGTTGATAAATATCATGATAAATTAAAAAATAATATTGATTTTAGTGAAGATAATAAAAGGGTATAA
- the rbsK gene encoding ribokinase — MKKITVVGSLNMDLVVNVEKMPKVGQTVIGSNFKEVPGGKGANQAVAMARLNGKVNMIGKVGQDGFGKELLNSLKKDKVNVEYVKEEKNISSGVAMITVNEDADNSIVVAPGANYELKEDDIDNCIDVIKESDIVVVQLEVPIDTVRYTLQKSKKLNKYTILNPAPAVKLGDEIIKNVDLLTPNETELEILSGIEIKKDEDILDAAKALMNKGVKELIVTLGSKGALYINKDMNKMYKAYKVNAVDTTAAGDSFTGAVAVSLANQENIDKAIDFASKVGALSVTKEGAQSSLPYLEDVINFKGVND, encoded by the coding sequence ATGAAAAAAATTACTGTAGTAGGAAGTTTAAATATGGATTTAGTTGTTAATGTAGAGAAAATGCCAAAAGTCGGACAAACAGTAATTGGATCAAATTTTAAAGAAGTTCCAGGAGGCAAAGGTGCAAATCAAGCTGTTGCCATGGCAAGACTAAATGGAAAAGTAAATATGATAGGAAAAGTTGGACAAGATGGATTCGGAAAAGAATTATTAAATTCTCTTAAAAAAGATAAAGTAAATGTAGAGTATGTAAAAGAAGAAAAAAATATATCATCAGGTGTTGCAATGATTACAGTTAATGAAGATGCAGATAACAGTATCGTAGTTGCTCCAGGTGCAAACTATGAACTTAAAGAAGATGATATAGATAATTGTATAGATGTAATAAAAGAATCAGATATAGTAGTAGTTCAACTTGAAGTACCAATAGATACAGTGAGATATACACTTCAAAAGTCGAAAAAGTTAAATAAATATACAATATTAAATCCAGCTCCAGCAGTTAAATTAGGAGATGAAATAATAAAAAATGTAGATCTATTAACTCCAAATGAAACAGAACTTGAAATATTAAGTGGAATTGAAATAAAAAAAGATGAAGATATATTAGATGCAGCAAAAGCACTGATGAATAAAGGAGTTAAAGAGCTTATAGTTACTCTAGGATCAAAAGGAGCTTTATATATAAACAAAGATATGAACAAGATGTATAAAGCATACAAAGTAAACGCAGTAGATACAACAGCAGCAGGAGATAGTTTTACAGGAGCAGTAGCAGTTTCTCTAGCAAATCAAGAAAATATAGATAAGGCTATAGATTTTGCATCAAAAGTTGGTGCACTTAGTGTAACAAAAGAAGGAGCACAAAGCTCATTACCATATTTAGAAGATGTTATAAACTTCAAAGGAGTGAATGACTAA
- a CDS encoding S-layer homology domain-containing protein: MKKIVSFILAVMLVLPMTLTPSYAKSKDGFIPPGLAKKGGLPPGIAKKFRDIGEYEWAQRSIERMYLKGIIKGMNDNEFAPSKNVTKIESLAMIIRTMGWDDEANECLNLIKKGKKDDKLEKKLQDWGKGYIEVALDKGIIDEVDIWQDNFTAPATRQEVAKYIIRALGYEEEAQEYMKEDLRFKDTSAVQIGNVGYIYLIDKKEIMSGYPDNTFRPNQSVKRVEMAKLIDNLDEKLNDEEIEDDDDKDEVETKEIFKGRITELDLKDEEIVVKVDNKEKLFEIENNTVIKIDGEKEDIEDLYVGMNVKIIVEDEKVVKVYAYYNEEEYKGTILSVNVDKDELKIKVNNTEKTFKIDEDADIELDEENVKLDELQEGMEVEVELKDGKIIEINAESIIKEYEGKLIEKIEGKVNKLTIKIDEDTKTFEVDEDVEIEFDDEDGEFEDLKVGSEVEVKVVNNIIVEIEVED, translated from the coding sequence ATGAAAAAAATAGTTAGTTTTATATTGGCAGTTATGTTAGTACTTCCAATGACTTTAACACCAAGTTATGCTAAATCTAAAGATGGTTTTATTCCACCTGGATTAGCCAAAAAAGGAGGATTACCACCGGGAATAGCAAAAAAGTTTAGAGATATTGGTGAATACGAGTGGGCTCAAAGATCTATAGAAAGAATGTACTTAAAAGGTATAATAAAAGGAATGAATGACAATGAGTTTGCTCCTTCTAAAAATGTTACTAAAATAGAATCATTAGCAATGATTATTCGTACAATGGGATGGGATGATGAAGCTAATGAATGCCTTAATTTAATAAAAAAAGGTAAAAAAGATGATAAATTAGAAAAAAAATTGCAAGATTGGGGAAAAGGGTACATAGAAGTGGCTCTTGATAAGGGAATAATTGATGAAGTTGATATATGGCAGGATAATTTTACTGCACCTGCAACAAGACAAGAGGTAGCTAAATATATTATAAGAGCTTTAGGATATGAAGAAGAAGCACAGGAATATATGAAGGAAGACCTTAGATTTAAAGATACATCAGCAGTTCAAATAGGAAATGTAGGATATATCTACTTAATTGATAAAAAAGAAATTATGTCAGGATATCCAGATAATACATTTAGACCAAATCAATCTGTCAAAAGAGTAGAAATGGCTAAATTAATTGATAATTTAGATGAAAAGTTAAATGATGAAGAAATCGAAGATGATGATGATAAAGATGAAGTAGAAACAAAAGAAATCTTCAAAGGAAGAATAACTGAATTAGACTTAAAAGATGAAGAGATTGTTGTAAAAGTAGACAATAAAGAAAAATTATTTGAAATAGAGAATAATACAGTTATAAAAATAGATGGTGAAAAAGAAGATATTGAAGATTTATATGTTGGAATGAACGTTAAAATTATAGTAGAAGATGAAAAAGTAGTAAAGGTATATGCTTACTATAATGAAGAAGAATATAAAGGAACTATTTTAAGTGTTAATGTAGATAAAGATGAACTAAAAATAAAAGTAAATAACACTGAAAAAACTTTTAAAATAGACGAAGATGCAGATATTGAGTTAGATGAAGAAAATGTAAAATTAGACGAATTACAAGAAGGAATGGAAGTAGAAGTAGAATTAAAAGATGGAAAAATTATCGAAATAAATGCTGAATCTATAATCAAAGAATATGAAGGAAAATTAATAGAAAAAATCGAAGGAAAAGTAAATAAGCTTACTATTAAAATAGATGAAGATACTAAAACTTTCGAAGTAGATGAAGATGTAGAAATAGAATTTGATGATGAAGATGGTGAATTTGAGGATTTAAAAGTAGGTTCAGAAGTTGAAGTAAAAGTAGTAAATAATATTATTGTAGAAATAGAAGTTGAAGATTAA
- a CDS encoding DUF5714 domain-containing protein: MSNEKLKNASACUGPNKEGISEYLDHSKENCLICNSKLEYLETGKKFTCIRCGEKENGYVYCPNNHYICDDCHGKDAFDLIQKLSFSSKESNPLIIAEKILNVSSIPMLGCEHAWITAGSFLAAIRNHGSIKITDNQIKEALTRTKKQAIGAYCGLTGICGIAPAIGACFSVILGAACPKDKETADTMHIVSQVIDAIANETGPCCCKNFMRTSLTLSCNLAEKYLNIKLPHDINIYCSDSQRHPNGCRKTKCYYYKRF, from the coding sequence ATGTCTAATGAAAAGTTAAAAAATGCATCTGCTTGTTGAGGTCCTAACAAAGAAGGTATTAGTGAATACCTTGATCATAGTAAAGAAAACTGTTTAATTTGTAATAGTAAGCTTGAATATCTAGAAACTGGAAAGAAGTTTACATGTATAAGATGTGGCGAAAAAGAAAATGGATATGTTTATTGTCCTAATAATCATTATATTTGTGATGATTGCCATGGCAAAGATGCTTTTGATTTAATCCAAAAACTATCTTTTTCTTCAAAAGAATCTAACCCTTTAATTATTGCAGAAAAAATATTAAATGTATCCTCTATTCCTATGTTAGGCTGTGAGCATGCTTGGATTACTGCAGGATCATTTTTAGCAGCTATAAGAAATCATGGAAGCATTAAAATTACAGATAATCAAATTAAGGAAGCATTAACTCGTACAAAAAAACAAGCAATAGGTGCTTATTGTGGGTTAACAGGTATTTGTGGAATAGCCCCTGCTATAGGCGCTTGCTTTAGCGTTATTCTAGGTGCAGCATGTCCTAAAGATAAAGAAACTGCTGATACTATGCATATTGTTTCTCAAGTAATTGATGCAATTGCTAATGAAACAGGTCCATGCTGCTGTAAAAATTTTATGCGTACTTCATTAACTTTAAGTTGTAATCTTGCTGAAAAATATCTTAATATAAAGCTGCCACATGACATAAATATTTATTGCTCTGATAGTCAACGACATCCTAATGGTTGCCGAAAAACTAAATGCTATTACTATAAAAGATTTTAA